Proteins encoded by one window of Candidatus Odinarchaeum yellowstonii:
- a CDS encoding NADH-quinone oxidoreductase subunit K, protein MLPLNLLWWYLGAAAALYVIGLYALVSTRNMIKTVIAIEILIDGAHLNFVAFAATPIGGVDPIAHSIVVTSIIIGGCIAAIALSLAINAYKHYGTIDIKKLRRLRE, encoded by the coding sequence TATTATGGTGGTATCTGGGAGCTGCAGCCGCTCTATACGTTATCGGACTTTACGCTTTAGTTTCAACTAGAAATATGATTAAAACTGTTATCGCAATCGAGATCCTGATAGACGGCGCTCACCTCAACTTTGTAGCTTTCGCTGCAACACCGATAGGCGGGGTTGATCCTATAGCTCACAGCATTGTGGTAACTAGCATAATCATAGGCGGGTGCATAGCCGCCATAGCGCTTTCGCTTGCTATAAATGCCTATAAACATTACGGGACAATCGATATCAAAAAACTGAGGAGATTAAGAGAGTAA